One Falsibacillus pallidus genomic region harbors:
- a CDS encoding DUF58 domain-containing protein: MKKNILWIKSITKIVLLFLFIALAFSYSMFQGGFVSWFLFYSFMPFGLYSVLLAFYPLGDFTVQRTFNRSGDLKDGDSLAVTVTIERSISIPLFFLIVEDVVPETLAGILPAARGKRVLFPGFKRKMKYEYAIKRLPRGEHIFSEFKLKTGDAIGLIEKERLVSKQSDLLVYPSYTDLTYRTLESRYDQGTTSSKVKIQKDTTMVSGVREYLPGDRVSWVHWKATAKTNTIMTKEFEEKESHDVLVVLDRTPSRSFELMVKFTASIVKAILKRGAQMGMISIGETPASFPIRGGDFQQQQLFYHLAKVKPDSGIPIGKILKEEVNYFQQSVTMLIISSELTQELVQTAGYHAKRRGVVVLFVIKPEKEPLGKEEAAFREMAAARGVHVKVLHEPEFTYAFTEVKRA, from the coding sequence ATGAAGAAGAATATATTATGGATTAAATCAATCACCAAGATTGTCCTCTTATTCTTATTTATCGCACTGGCTTTTTCTTATTCCATGTTTCAGGGCGGATTTGTCAGCTGGTTCCTTTTTTACAGCTTCATGCCTTTTGGTCTGTATTCTGTGCTTCTGGCATTTTATCCGCTTGGGGATTTTACTGTTCAGCGAACATTTAACCGGTCTGGGGATTTAAAAGACGGCGACTCTCTTGCAGTCACTGTGACCATAGAACGCAGCATCTCCATCCCTCTGTTTTTCCTCATTGTCGAGGATGTAGTCCCTGAGACGCTGGCTGGGATTCTGCCTGCTGCCAGGGGGAAAAGAGTTCTCTTCCCGGGCTTTAAACGGAAGATGAAGTATGAGTATGCGATAAAGCGTCTTCCGCGTGGTGAGCACATTTTTTCTGAATTCAAACTCAAAACCGGGGATGCGATCGGACTGATTGAAAAAGAGAGGCTCGTCTCTAAGCAATCGGATCTGCTTGTCTACCCGTCTTATACAGATTTGACGTATCGCACGCTTGAGAGCCGATATGATCAAGGGACGACTTCGTCGAAAGTGAAAATCCAAAAGGATACGACGATGGTCTCGGGCGTCAGAGAATATCTCCCTGGGGACCGTGTGTCGTGGGTGCATTGGAAAGCAACGGCAAAGACCAATACGATCATGACGAAGGAATTCGAAGAAAAGGAATCCCATGATGTACTCGTTGTCCTGGACCGTACGCCTTCTAGAAGCTTTGAGCTGATGGTCAAATTCACGGCATCTATTGTGAAGGCCATTTTGAAAAGAGGCGCACAGATGGGGATGATCTCCATCGGGGAAACCCCGGCTTCATTCCCAATCAGAGGAGGGGATTTCCAGCAGCAGCAGCTTTTCTACCACCTTGCCAAGGTAAAGCCTGACAGCGGCATTCCGATCGGTAAAATCCTTAAGGAGGAAGTCAATTATTTTCAACAGAGTGTTACGATGTTGATTATTTCGTCAGAGTTGACTCAGGAGCTTGTCCAAACAGCTGGCTATCATGCAAAGCGGAGGGGCGTCGTGGTCCTTTTTGTCATCAAGCCTGAAAAAGAGCCGTTAGGAAAAGAAGAAGCGGCTTTCCGCGAAATGGCTGCTGCAAGGGGAGTCCATGTCAAAGTGCTTCATGAACCTGAATTTACCTATGCTTTTACGGAGGTGAAGCGGGCATGA
- a CDS encoding AAA family ATPase: protein MIESYHPTLKKVIDNIERVMIGKTKVAELSLVAILAEGHVLLEDVPGVGKTMMVRALAKSINAQFKRIQFTPDLLPSDVIGVSIYNPKEMEFQFRPGPIMGNIILADEINRTSPKTQSALLEGMEEKSITMDGVTHKLDRPFFVMATQNPIEYEGTYPLPEAQLDRFLLKLEMGYPELDEEMEVLSRAQKVPPIEDLEPVISINELRDLQQEVKNVFVDETLKRYIVEIARRTRTHSDVYLGASPRGSIALMKAAQAYAYIHDRDFVIPDDVQYLAPFVFSHRIILKAEAKYEGTTTEEVVKMVMTRIPIPVQKAAR, encoded by the coding sequence ATGATAGAAAGCTACCATCCAACATTAAAGAAAGTAATAGATAATATTGAAAGAGTCATGATCGGAAAAACAAAAGTGGCCGAGTTGAGCCTTGTTGCCATTCTTGCAGAAGGGCATGTCCTACTCGAAGATGTGCCGGGGGTAGGGAAGACCATGATGGTCCGCGCCCTTGCCAAATCGATCAATGCACAGTTCAAACGAATCCAATTCACCCCAGATCTGCTTCCTTCAGATGTCATCGGCGTCTCCATTTATAATCCAAAAGAAATGGAATTTCAATTCCGTCCAGGTCCCATCATGGGCAATATTATTTTAGCAGATGAAATCAATCGTACTTCACCTAAAACCCAGTCGGCCCTGCTTGAAGGGATGGAAGAAAAGAGCATCACGATGGACGGCGTCACACATAAATTAGATAGGCCGTTCTTTGTCATGGCAACACAGAACCCGATTGAGTACGAGGGCACTTATCCGCTTCCGGAAGCACAGCTTGACCGTTTCCTATTAAAATTAGAAATGGGCTATCCCGAATTGGATGAAGAAATGGAAGTGTTGAGCCGTGCGCAAAAGGTTCCGCCAATCGAAGATCTTGAGCCTGTCATTTCCATTAATGAACTGCGTGACCTTCAACAGGAAGTGAAGAACGTTTTCGTAGATGAAACGCTTAAACGATACATCGTTGAAATCGCCAGAAGGACGCGTACCCATTCAGATGTATACCTCGGTGCCAGCCCTCGTGGATCCATTGCACTGATGAAGGCAGCTCAGGCTTATGCCTACATCCATGACCGCGACTTCGTGATTCCGGACGATGTTCAATATCTCGCCCCATTTGTCTTCTCCCACCGCATCATCCTGAAAGCAGAAGCGAAGTATGAAGGCACCACTACAGAGGAAGTGGTCAAAATGGTGATGACGAGGATTCCGATTCCGGTGCAAAAGGCAGCTAGATAA